Proteins found in one Nocardia brasiliensis ATCC 700358 genomic segment:
- a CDS encoding sugar ABC transporter substrate-binding protein has product MRKGILGVAAVSVALLTSLTACGDDSKDSGGGAKIGVILPDSKTSARWETADRKYLQQAFDSAGVKADIQNAQGDKNAFQTIADQMMTNGASVLLMTNLDSGTGKAVIQKAKAQGVTVIDYDRLTLGGGAQFYVSFDNVKVGSLLGSGVEKCLTDKKAVNPVVAYLNGGPTDNNATLLKQGYDSVLKPKFDAGQLVKGPDQAVPEWDNTQAGTIFEQMLTGTPNIGGVVAANDGLANAAIAVLKKQKLNGQVPVSGQDATVQGLQNVLKGDQCLTVYKAIKKEAEAAAELAIALTKGQQGQANGSVKDPESKSDVPSVLLEPKPIYAANVKDVVADGYVTKDELCTGEFAKLCADNGI; this is encoded by the coding sequence ATGCGTAAGGGCATTCTCGGCGTCGCGGCCGTCTCGGTCGCCTTGCTCACTTCGCTGACTGCTTGCGGCGACGACTCGAAGGATTCAGGGGGTGGGGCCAAGATCGGGGTGATCCTGCCGGACAGCAAGACCTCCGCGCGGTGGGAGACGGCGGACCGCAAGTACCTGCAGCAGGCGTTCGACTCGGCCGGCGTCAAGGCCGACATCCAGAACGCGCAGGGCGACAAGAACGCCTTCCAGACGATCGCCGATCAGATGATGACCAACGGCGCGTCGGTGCTGCTGATGACGAACCTGGACAGCGGCACCGGCAAAGCGGTGATCCAGAAGGCGAAGGCGCAGGGCGTCACGGTGATCGACTACGACCGGCTGACGCTGGGCGGCGGGGCCCAGTTCTACGTGTCCTTCGACAATGTGAAGGTCGGCAGCCTGCTCGGCTCGGGCGTGGAGAAGTGCCTGACCGACAAGAAGGCGGTCAATCCTGTGGTCGCGTACCTGAACGGCGGCCCGACCGACAACAACGCCACGCTGCTGAAGCAGGGTTACGACTCGGTGCTCAAGCCCAAGTTCGATGCGGGACAGTTGGTGAAGGGCCCGGATCAGGCTGTGCCGGAATGGGACAACACCCAGGCGGGCACCATCTTCGAGCAGATGCTTACCGGCACACCGAATATCGGCGGTGTGGTCGCGGCCAACGACGGACTGGCCAACGCCGCGATCGCGGTGCTGAAGAAGCAGAAGCTGAACGGGCAGGTCCCGGTCAGTGGCCAGGACGCCACGGTGCAGGGTCTGCAGAACGTGCTCAAGGGCGACCAGTGCCTGACCGTCTACAAGGCGATCAAGAAGGAAGCCGAGGCCGCGGCCGAGTTGGCCATCGCGCTGACCAAGGGCCAGCAGGGACAGGCGAACGGCTCGGTGAAGGATCCGGAGTCCAAGTCCGACGTGCCCTCGGTGCTGTTGGAGCCCAAGCCGATCTACGCGGCCAACGTCAAGGATGTCGTCGCCGACGGCTACGTCACAAAGGACGAGCTGTGCACCGGTGAGTTCGCGAAACTCTGCGCGGACAACGGCATCTGA
- a CDS encoding ATP-binding cassette domain-containing protein gives MVELRGLQKSFGPVHVLHDVAFAAYAGEVTALVGDNGAGKSTLVKCIGGTHPIDAGEFLFEGNPVQVHSPRDAAALGIEIVYQDLALCDNLDIVQNMFLGREKKTGIVLDEYAMEELAGKTLASLSVRTVKSVRQQVSSLSGGQRQTVAIAKAVLWNSKVVILDEPTAALGVAQTQQVLELVRRLADRGLAVVLISHNMNDVFAVSDRIAALYLGRMAAQVRTSDVTHGQVVELITAGRSGDLGLDANGANR, from the coding sequence GTGGTCGAATTACGCGGCCTGCAAAAGAGTTTCGGACCGGTGCATGTCCTGCACGACGTCGCTTTCGCCGCCTACGCCGGTGAAGTGACGGCGCTCGTCGGCGACAACGGAGCCGGCAAGTCCACCCTCGTCAAATGCATCGGCGGTACGCACCCGATCGACGCGGGGGAATTCCTGTTCGAGGGCAACCCCGTTCAGGTGCACAGCCCGCGTGACGCCGCAGCGCTCGGCATCGAGATCGTGTACCAGGACCTGGCGCTCTGCGACAACCTCGACATCGTGCAGAACATGTTCCTCGGCCGGGAGAAGAAGACCGGCATCGTGCTCGACGAGTACGCGATGGAGGAACTGGCCGGAAAGACGTTGGCCAGCTTGTCCGTTCGCACGGTAAAGAGTGTGCGGCAGCAGGTGTCGAGCCTGTCCGGCGGGCAGCGGCAGACGGTGGCGATCGCCAAGGCCGTGCTGTGGAACAGCAAGGTGGTGATCCTGGACGAGCCGACCGCCGCGCTGGGCGTCGCGCAGACCCAGCAGGTGCTCGAACTGGTGCGCCGGCTGGCCGACCGCGGTCTCGCGGTGGTGCTCATCTCACACAACATGAACGACGTTTTCGCGGTATCGGATCGGATCGCGGCGCTGTACCTGGGCCGGATGGCGGCGCAGGTACGGACCTCCGACGTGACGCACGGCCAGGTCGTGGAACTCATTACGGCAGGGCGCAGCGGCGATCTCGGCCTGGACGCGAACGGAGCCAACCGATGA
- a CDS encoding sugar ABC transporter permease yields MSLLEKEKPATAPVSELVNEYVGRVRSGDMGALPSVLALVILSCVFWVARPVFMSEANFANLFTQGAAIAVIAMGLIFVLLLGEIDLSAGFTSGVCAAVLAVLLTDRGWPWYVAVLVSLLTGVVIGLTIGTIVVKIGIPSFVVTLAAFLALQGVALKIMDNGRNISIRDDTILAIANKNVPPLLGWLMYVLLVAGFALLQYRKLRARNKLGLTGETMPVIVARIVAVAVVLGIAVLVLNGERSRNPELHSLKGMPIVVPLIAVLLLLWTFVLNRTSFGRHIYAVGGNAEAARRAGITVDRVKITAFVLCSTMAAVGGLVAASRANSVDPNTGGSSVLLLAVGAAVIGGTSLFGGRGRMLDAVLGAAVVAVIDNGMGLMGYSAGTKFVVTGFVLLLAAGVDALSRKRTRLGG; encoded by the coding sequence ATGAGCCTGTTGGAGAAGGAAAAGCCCGCCACCGCACCGGTTTCCGAGCTGGTGAACGAGTACGTCGGGCGGGTGCGCAGCGGCGACATGGGCGCGCTGCCGTCGGTGCTCGCGCTGGTCATCCTGTCCTGTGTCTTCTGGGTCGCGCGCCCGGTCTTCATGTCCGAGGCCAACTTCGCGAACCTGTTCACCCAGGGCGCGGCGATCGCGGTGATCGCGATGGGTCTGATCTTTGTACTGCTGCTCGGCGAGATCGATCTCTCGGCCGGGTTCACCAGCGGCGTCTGCGCCGCGGTGCTCGCGGTGCTGCTCACCGATCGCGGCTGGCCCTGGTATGTGGCGGTGCTGGTCTCGCTGCTCACCGGCGTGGTGATCGGCCTGACGATCGGCACCATCGTGGTCAAGATCGGCATCCCGTCGTTCGTGGTGACGCTCGCGGCCTTCCTTGCGCTGCAAGGCGTCGCGCTGAAGATCATGGACAACGGCCGCAATATCTCCATCCGCGACGACACCATCCTGGCCATCGCGAACAAGAACGTCCCGCCGCTGCTCGGCTGGCTGATGTACGTGCTCCTGGTCGCCGGGTTCGCGCTGCTCCAGTATCGAAAATTGCGGGCCCGCAACAAACTCGGGCTTACCGGCGAGACCATGCCGGTGATCGTGGCGCGGATCGTCGCGGTGGCGGTGGTGCTCGGCATCGCGGTGCTGGTGCTCAACGGGGAGCGCAGCCGCAACCCGGAGTTGCACTCGCTCAAGGGCATGCCGATCGTTGTTCCGTTGATCGCGGTCCTGTTGCTGCTGTGGACCTTCGTGCTCAACCGCACGTCGTTCGGCCGGCATATCTACGCGGTCGGCGGGAACGCCGAGGCGGCCCGGCGCGCCGGTATCACGGTGGATCGGGTGAAGATCACCGCGTTCGTGCTGTGTTCGACGATGGCCGCGGTCGGCGGTCTGGTCGCGGCGTCGCGCGCCAACTCGGTCGACCCCAACACCGGCGGCAGCAGCGTGCTGCTGCTCGCGGTCGGCGCCGCGGTCATCGGCGGTACCAGCCTGTTCGGCGGTCGCGGCCGGATGCTGGACGCGGTACTCGGTGCCGCGGTGGTAGCCGTGATCGACAACGGCATGGGGTTGATGGGCTACAGCGCGGGCACGAAATTCGTTGTGACAGGATTTGTGCTGCTCTTGGCGGCCGGCGTGGACGCGTTGTCGCGCAAACGCACCCGCCTCGGCGGTTAG
- a CDS encoding ROK family protein, translated as MRPASSPEEIRRRNLAVLLRHVHRDGQVSRATLAERMGLNRSTILALTADLAAAGLIREELPGQTGKAGRPSLVVRPESDRVYVVALDVGADRLAAARVGLGGSVLDQVETVRPTGTFDPGDVIDTLASMARGLIGGAAGDARCVGVGVAFCGMVREEDGVVRYGPNIGWVDVPFGEHLTRQLDLGLRVVVGNNANLGALAECERGVGAGLSDLIYLHGDVGIGGGIIMGGQLLGGEGGYAGEVGHMVVNRDGRPCACGSRGCLEAEAGELGLIAAAGRSDPPGRAAVEAIVEAAARGDSTARDALHQVGDWLGYGVANLVNIFNPSMVVFGGVLREIYLASAAQVRSRVAVESLLAVRERVRLRTSSLGGDATLIGAAELAFADVLTDPVQTLTRISAAGE; from the coding sequence ATGCGACCGGCTTCTTCGCCGGAGGAGATCCGCAGGCGGAATCTGGCCGTGCTGCTGCGGCACGTGCACCGGGACGGCCAGGTCTCGCGCGCCACCCTGGCCGAGCGAATGGGGTTGAACCGCAGCACCATCCTGGCCTTGACGGCCGATCTCGCCGCCGCCGGTCTGATCAGAGAGGAACTGCCCGGTCAGACCGGCAAGGCGGGACGTCCGTCGCTGGTGGTGCGCCCGGAGTCGGACCGGGTCTACGTCGTCGCGCTCGATGTCGGCGCCGATCGACTGGCCGCGGCTCGCGTGGGGTTGGGCGGCTCGGTGCTCGATCAGGTCGAAACCGTGCGCCCGACAGGGACTTTCGACCCGGGTGACGTGATCGACACGTTGGCGTCGATGGCGCGCGGCTTGATCGGCGGAGCCGCGGGCGACGCTCGATGCGTCGGTGTCGGCGTGGCGTTCTGCGGCATGGTGCGCGAGGAGGACGGCGTCGTCCGCTACGGCCCGAACATCGGCTGGGTCGATGTTCCCTTCGGAGAGCACCTGACTCGGCAACTCGATCTCGGCCTGCGGGTGGTGGTCGGCAACAACGCCAACCTCGGCGCGCTCGCCGAATGCGAGCGCGGCGTCGGGGCCGGCCTGTCCGATCTCATCTATCTGCACGGCGATGTCGGTATCGGCGGCGGCATCATCATGGGTGGCCAGCTGCTCGGGGGTGAGGGCGGCTACGCGGGCGAGGTCGGCCATATGGTGGTCAACCGGGACGGACGGCCCTGCGCCTGTGGATCACGCGGCTGCCTGGAGGCCGAGGCGGGCGAGCTCGGCCTGATCGCGGCCGCGGGCCGCTCCGATCCGCCGGGCCGCGCGGCGGTGGAGGCGATCGTGGAGGCCGCGGCCCGCGGCGACTCGACGGCCCGGGACGCGCTGCATCAGGTGGGGGACTGGCTCGGATACGGCGTCGCGAACCTGGTGAACATCTTCAACCCGTCGATGGTCGTCTTCGGCGGGGTTTTGCGGGAGATCTATCTCGCCTCGGCGGCGCAGGTGCGTAGCCGGGTGGCGGTCGAGAGCCTGCTCGCGGTCCGGGAACGGGTGCGGCTGCGCACCTCGTCCCTGGGCGGCGACGCGACCCTGATCGGCGCGGCCGAGCTGGCCTTCGCCGACGTGCTCACCGACCCGGTGCAGACGCTGACCCGGATCTCCGCCGCGGGCGAATGA
- a CDS encoding SAM-dependent methyltransferase yields MGRPVWCGEFDREQIKGVSMDRPAWAPEGVDMQQASPARMYDALLGGSHNFEIDRKAAEMGKTLVPDLPRLALSNRAFLRRAVRFLADSGIRQFLDIGSGIPTAGNVHEVVQAIDPDIRVLYADIDPVAVAHSRAILRGNDRAGAIEADLRKPAELLAKAGDTGLIDFDQPVGLLLVAVLHLLADSDEPIAKVAQLRAAVQPGSYVAISHLTSELRPEDASKLGDNATNKERIGIHFRDRHGIVAMFEGWELVEPGVVELPVWRPESDRDLHETPGRSLGLAGVGRKA; encoded by the coding sequence GTGGGTAGGCCGGTCTGGTGCGGCGAGTTCGATCGTGAGCAAATTAAAGGGGTTTCGATGGATAGGCCGGCGTGGGCACCCGAGGGCGTGGATATGCAGCAAGCGAGCCCGGCGCGTATGTATGACGCGTTGCTCGGGGGCTCGCACAATTTCGAGATCGACCGTAAAGCCGCGGAGATGGGCAAGACGCTGGTGCCCGATTTGCCCAGGTTGGCGCTGAGCAACCGGGCCTTCCTGCGGCGTGCGGTGCGTTTCCTGGCCGATTCCGGGATTCGCCAATTCCTCGATATCGGGTCGGGGATTCCGACAGCCGGAAATGTGCACGAGGTGGTGCAGGCTATTGATCCCGATATCCGTGTCCTCTATGCGGATATCGATCCCGTGGCGGTGGCGCATTCCCGGGCGATTCTGCGCGGCAACGACCGAGCGGGCGCGATCGAGGCGGATCTGCGCAAGCCGGCCGAACTGCTCGCCAAGGCGGGTGACACCGGGTTGATCGACTTCGACCAACCGGTCGGTCTTTTGCTGGTCGCGGTGCTGCATCTGCTCGCCGACAGTGACGAGCCGATCGCGAAGGTGGCGCAGCTGCGCGCCGCGGTCCAGCCGGGTAGCTACGTGGCGATCTCGCATCTGACGTCCGAGCTGCGGCCCGAGGACGCGAGCAAACTCGGCGACAACGCGACGAACAAGGAACGAATCGGTATCCATTTTCGCGATCGTCACGGGATCGTCGCTATGTTCGAAGGATGGGAGCTGGTCGAGCCCGGCGTGGTGGAGTTGCCGGTCTGGCGCCCGGAGTCGGACCGCGATCTGCACGAGACGCCGGGCCGTTCGCTCGGTCTGGCCGGTGTCGGCCGAAAGGCCTGA
- a CDS encoding sensor domain-containing diguanylate cyclase, whose translation MRWADALDGAVAPTLTRSQIEAMLAGLADALAAVVLGTAELAVARDAAAVLIAANYRDAVAVSRSVVVICRDLVDDLCPVHSGPDYERIRDRAVLAAAEFAAGCTAALRSAALAEQEATLVATLAAAQEAEAKRQLSEARFAAVFAGASVGIGTIDVMGNVLDSNAAMADMLGLSVDVMPGRSVAELLGPANIGYAFDELQRLLSGESDRFRLETDHLRPDGTVTTIDLSMSAVRDNTGQVRFLIGVAVDVTERKQLADRLWHDANHDSLTGLPNRTLFFDRLAHADPPIGVCYLDLDGFKEINDVWGHTVGDKVLRVVGERLQGAVVPFGGLVARLGGDEFIVLIEKCSCAEQLAKVAAALAQSLVQPIAVQNHLVTVGASIGTVFLDEVPAAPDELMHAADTAMYRNKAAQGARPLRFREH comes from the coding sequence GTGCGGTGGGCCGACGCGCTCGACGGCGCGGTGGCTCCCACACTCACGCGATCCCAGATCGAAGCCATGCTGGCCGGACTGGCCGATGCCTTGGCGGCGGTGGTGCTCGGCACCGCTGAGCTCGCCGTGGCCAGGGACGCGGCGGCGGTGCTGATCGCGGCGAACTATCGCGACGCGGTCGCGGTCAGCCGTTCGGTGGTGGTGATCTGCCGGGATCTGGTGGACGACCTGTGCCCGGTGCACAGCGGGCCCGATTACGAGCGGATCCGCGATCGGGCGGTGCTCGCCGCCGCGGAGTTCGCGGCGGGCTGCACCGCGGCCTTGCGCTCGGCGGCGCTGGCCGAGCAGGAGGCGACCCTGGTCGCGACCTTGGCCGCGGCCCAGGAGGCCGAGGCGAAGCGGCAGCTCTCGGAGGCCAGGTTCGCCGCGGTCTTCGCGGGCGCGTCGGTCGGCATCGGCACTATCGACGTCATGGGCAACGTGCTCGATTCGAACGCGGCGATGGCCGACATGCTCGGTCTCTCGGTGGATGTCATGCCGGGGCGTTCGGTCGCCGAACTGCTCGGCCCCGCGAACATCGGCTACGCCTTCGACGAACTGCAACGGCTGCTCAGCGGTGAGTCGGACCGCTTCCGGTTGGAAACCGATCATCTGCGTCCCGATGGCACCGTCACCACCATCGACCTGTCGATGTCGGCCGTGCGCGACAACACCGGCCAGGTGCGGTTCCTGATCGGCGTCGCGGTCGACGTCACCGAACGCAAGCAGCTGGCCGACCGGCTGTGGCACGACGCCAACCACGACAGCCTCACCGGGTTGCCGAACCGCACGTTGTTCTTCGACCGGCTGGCGCACGCCGATCCGCCGATCGGCGTGTGCTATCTGGATCTGGACGGCTTCAAGGAGATCAACGACGTCTGGGGACACACCGTAGGCGACAAGGTGTTACGCGTCGTCGGTGAGCGACTACAGGGTGCCGTGGTGCCGTTCGGCGGGTTGGTCGCGCGGCTCGGCGGCGACGAGTTCATCGTGTTGATCGAAAAATGTTCGTGTGCAGAGCAATTGGCCAAGGTCGCGGCCGCGCTGGCGCAGTCGCTGGTGCAGCCGATAGCCGTGCAGAATCATCTGGTGACCGTCGGCGCCAGCATCGGCACCGTCTTTCTCGATGAAGTACCCGCCGCCCCCGACGAACTCATGCATGCGGCCGATACGGCCATGTACCGCAACAAGGCCGCCCAGGGGGCTCGGCCGCTGCGGTTCCGGGAACACTGA
- a CDS encoding DUF4873 domain-containing protein, with protein sequence MTDYDYVGPATVTVGGRDIAVELVLRGHFQGIDGIYRWYGRIRPNPELATAVGDRAEGTVETSFGTAAAVFGDLDFWDRYRVSGRSTPPFFVPKCLADLDDPATTG encoded by the coding sequence ATGACCGACTACGACTACGTGGGCCCCGCGACCGTCACGGTCGGCGGCCGGGACATCGCGGTAGAGCTGGTGCTGCGCGGGCACTTTCAGGGCATCGACGGAATCTATCGCTGGTACGGGCGAATTCGGCCGAATCCGGAGCTCGCCACCGCGGTGGGCGACCGGGCGGAGGGGACGGTCGAGACCTCGTTCGGCACTGCGGCGGCGGTGTTCGGCGACCTCGATTTCTGGGACCGCTACCGAGTTTCGGGCCGCAGCACCCCGCCGTTCTTCGTGCCGAAATGCCTGGCCGACCTGGACGATCCGGCGACGACCGGGTGA
- a CDS encoding ferredoxin--NADP reductase, translated as MTEPDVAPPRNGQAPTATANTHVHELTIVEVIRETLDTVSLVFEVPDLLVPRFRYRPGQFLTLRIPSAQTGSVARCYSLSSSPHLDDDLIITVKRTEGGYASNWLCDNAVPGLRVTMLSPSGVFTPKSLDADLLMIAAGSGITPVMSIIKSALLAGTGTTYLFYANRDAGSVIFGTELTEMMTEYPDRLIVDHWLASSMGLPTAAALTERLWPYTGFDAFLCGPSAFMRTARAAMLAAGMTERHVHTEIYQSLTGDPFADIVLAADDAGTPATATVHLDGRRLEVAWPRHTPLLDVLLAGGHDAPYSCREGACSACACTVRSGEVRMLRNDTLVDADLALGLTLACQSVPLTEHVDIAFDQ; from the coding sequence ATGACCGAACCGGATGTCGCGCCGCCTCGGAACGGACAGGCGCCCACCGCTACCGCGAATACCCATGTGCACGAATTGACGATCGTGGAGGTGATCCGCGAAACGCTCGACACCGTCTCGCTCGTCTTCGAGGTGCCCGATCTGCTCGTTCCTCGATTCCGGTACCGCCCAGGGCAATTCCTCACGCTGCGGATTCCGAGTGCCCAGACCGGTTCGGTGGCGCGCTGCTACTCGTTGTCGAGTTCGCCGCACCTCGACGACGATCTGATCATCACCGTCAAACGGACCGAGGGCGGCTACGCCTCGAACTGGCTGTGTGACAACGCTGTTCCCGGACTGCGCGTGACGATGCTGTCCCCGTCCGGTGTCTTCACACCGAAATCGCTGGACGCCGACCTGCTGATGATCGCCGCGGGCAGCGGGATCACCCCGGTCATGTCGATCATCAAGTCGGCGTTGCTCGCGGGCACCGGAACGACCTACCTGTTCTACGCCAACCGCGACGCAGGCTCGGTCATCTTCGGCACGGAACTGACCGAGATGATGACGGAGTATCCGGACCGCCTGATCGTCGACCACTGGCTGGCGTCGAGCATGGGCCTGCCCACCGCCGCGGCGCTCACCGAACGGCTGTGGCCATATACCGGATTCGATGCCTTCCTCTGTGGGCCTTCGGCTTTCATGCGGACAGCGCGAGCGGCCATGCTCGCGGCGGGCATGACCGAACGGCACGTGCACACCGAGATCTATCAATCGCTGACCGGCGATCCCTTCGCCGATATCGTGCTCGCCGCGGACGACGCCGGGACACCGGCCACCGCGACGGTGCACCTCGACGGCAGGCGGCTCGAAGTGGCCTGGCCTCGGCACACACCGTTGCTCGATGTGCTGCTGGCCGGCGGTCACGACGCGCCCTACTCCTGCCGGGAGGGCGCGTGCAGCGCCTGTGCCTGCACGGTGCGCTCGGGCGAGGTCCGCATGCTCCGCAACGACACATTGGTCGATGCCGATCTCGCACTCGGTCTCACCCTGGCCTGCCAGTCGGTCCCGCTGACCGAACACGTCGACATCGCCTTCGACCAATAG
- a CDS encoding AurF N-oxygenase family protein, whose product MSTPTKHAVSTAGMSTTRAKNVGDRQKTAQRLLRSAADRAYDGEVDINWDAPLEPGKRWMLDHRQTLYGTYLWDRLTDEQRSTLGMHEAVSALSFGILAETALSTFLLRQVIEYQNPGDEHSRYALAEVGEETRHSTMFSRMINKSGLRAYQPFIPKPLLKAVRLVGLVPMGPATLSGLLLVEETLDRLQRENMDDPQIQPHMRQLNKIHVLEEARHITYAREELVRQIAARGKLVNAAHRLAFAIMVFGIQPAIVTPRVYRSVGIHPLHGLVVALLNPNYQENAKFAGEMLLRYGYEVGMVRGAVTTRILRLARALPDDVLAELSRTA is encoded by the coding sequence ATGAGCACCCCCACCAAACATGCCGTCAGCACGGCGGGCATGTCGACCACTCGCGCCAAGAACGTCGGCGATCGGCAGAAGACCGCGCAGCGGCTGCTCCGTTCGGCCGCCGACCGCGCCTATGACGGTGAGGTGGACATCAATTGGGACGCGCCGCTCGAGCCGGGCAAGCGATGGATGCTCGACCACCGGCAGACCCTGTACGGCACCTACCTGTGGGACCGGCTCACCGACGAACAGCGCAGCACCCTCGGCATGCACGAGGCGGTCAGCGCGCTGAGCTTCGGCATCCTCGCCGAGACCGCGCTGTCCACGTTTCTGCTGCGGCAGGTGATCGAATACCAGAATCCCGGCGACGAGCACAGCCGCTACGCGCTGGCCGAAGTCGGCGAGGAGACCCGGCATTCCACCATGTTCAGCCGGATGATCAACAAATCGGGCCTGCGCGCGTACCAGCCGTTCATTCCCAAGCCGCTGCTCAAGGCGGTGCGGTTGGTCGGGCTGGTTCCGATGGGTCCGGCAACCCTGTCCGGACTGCTGCTGGTCGAGGAGACCCTCGATCGGCTGCAGCGGGAGAACATGGACGATCCGCAGATCCAGCCACATATGCGGCAGCTCAACAAGATTCACGTACTCGAGGAGGCCAGGCACATTACCTACGCCCGGGAGGAACTGGTCCGCCAGATCGCCGCGCGCGGCAAGCTGGTGAACGCGGCGCACCGGCTCGCCTTCGCCATCATGGTGTTCGGCATCCAGCCCGCCATCGTGACGCCGCGGGTCTATCGCTCAGTGGGTATCCATCCGCTGCACGGGCTCGTCGTGGCACTGCTCAATCCGAACTACCAGGAGAACGCGAAGTTCGCGGGAGAAATGTTGCTGCGCTACGGATACGAGGTCGGCATGGTGCGCGGCGCGGTCACCACCCGCATCCTGCGCCTGGCCCGTGCCCTGCCGGACGACGTGCTCGCCGAGCTGTCGCGGACGGCGTGA
- a CDS encoding diiron oxygenase produces the protein MATPIPDPSEFPRPDTSSGGPVRRRRTVADRDLSARRLLLDAAEETYDGDLDIDWSAPIDPGKHWLPDHLGTIHDTWVWRRMSTEQRATLARYELANLLTLAIYADAARSMLLFRDIIEASGPADDHTRAALAAIHADSRTMAMFGRMVHKSGLAPYRRPLLAQTVSRLILLTPKNTAAAAVTLLIQQAMHDVADTIANDPEVQPHLRQLMKIHQAAARRNLAYAKDQLLAEIEEHGTVSNAVAALWAAAATATLYPALIAPRPYRAAGVRRRHALLAAYLSRHYAESARLLTESFVQQGIQAGMFDGPVTTTILRLGRVWPGSTSRRHR, from the coding sequence ATGGCAACCCCGATTCCCGACCCGAGCGAATTCCCTCGGCCGGACACCAGCTCCGGCGGTCCGGTGCGGCGCCGCCGCACGGTCGCCGACCGCGACCTCAGCGCGCGCCGTTTGCTGCTCGACGCGGCCGAGGAGACCTACGACGGCGATCTGGACATCGACTGGTCGGCTCCGATCGACCCCGGAAAGCATTGGCTACCCGATCATCTCGGCACCATTCACGACACCTGGGTGTGGCGCCGGATGAGCACCGAGCAACGGGCGACGCTGGCCAGGTACGAGCTGGCCAACCTGCTGACGCTCGCCATCTACGCCGACGCGGCCCGGTCCATGCTGCTGTTCCGCGACATCATCGAGGCGTCCGGGCCCGCGGACGACCACACCCGTGCCGCGCTCGCCGCCATCCACGCCGACAGCCGCACGATGGCCATGTTCGGCCGGATGGTGCACAAGAGCGGGCTCGCCCCGTACCGGCGACCCCTACTCGCCCAGACAGTCTCACGGCTCATTCTGCTCACACCGAAGAACACCGCGGCCGCGGCGGTGACGCTGCTGATCCAGCAGGCGATGCACGACGTGGCCGACACGATCGCCAACGACCCGGAAGTCCAACCGCACCTGCGTCAGCTGATGAAGATCCATCAGGCTGCCGCCCGCCGCAACCTGGCCTACGCCAAAGACCAGCTGCTCGCCGAAATCGAGGAGCACGGCACGGTTTCCAACGCGGTCGCCGCCCTGTGGGCCGCCGCCGCGACAGCCACGCTCTACCCGGCGCTGATCGCACCGCGGCCCTACCGCGCGGCGGGGGTACGACGCAGGCACGCGCTGCTCGCTGCCTATCTGAGTCGGCACTACGCGGAATCCGCCCGGCTGTTGACTGAATCCTTTGTGCAACAAGGTATTCAGGCCGGAATGTTCGACGGTCCGGTCACCACCACCATTCTCCGGCTGGGTCGCGTGTGGCCCGGTTCCACATCGAGGAGGCACCGATGA
- a CDS encoding DUF4873 domain-containing protein: MAERGAADGSPHDRADYFGAATLVVRGVEVPVRVELRGYPEPTDGVYRWVGRVDASDALTEVLGDEQRTPCVVRTDAAARPAVVGDRDLWNRYRIMGKSTPPYPLA, encoded by the coding sequence ATGGCCGAACGTGGTGCAGCCGACGGCAGTCCGCACGACCGCGCCGACTACTTCGGTGCGGCGACCCTCGTGGTGCGCGGCGTGGAAGTGCCGGTGCGCGTGGAACTACGGGGATATCCCGAGCCCACCGACGGTGTGTACCGCTGGGTCGGCCGGGTCGACGCCAGCGACGCGCTCACCGAGGTGCTCGGCGACGAACAGCGCACGCCGTGCGTGGTGCGAACCGACGCTGCGGCGCGGCCCGCGGTGGTCGGCGACCGGGATCTGTGGAATCGGTATCGGATCATGGGTAAGAGCACTCCGCCCTATCCGTTGGCGTGA